In Xanthomonas theicola, a single genomic region encodes these proteins:
- a CDS encoding alpha/beta fold hydrolase, translated as MTSPRAPPGKPAVRLLGDDDALAYLRMGDGAPVLLVHGALCDYRYWAPQLRGLCERFDVAALSLGQYFPRLQWSLRHRFGWRWHAQQVAAFAAGYGRPVHLVGHSRGAAVAWQAALQRPAAIASLSLFDPGGPQPQGLPAEVAAIRARAIALLHAGQVEAGLECFVDSVSQPGAWARSSASFQQMVCDNAQTLVPQIGDALPAYDREQAMGMAVPVLLVSGELSPAQYRDNAAALADWLPDARHHVLAGASHGMTLTHARRCNALLTEFVTSTSG; from the coding sequence GTGACCAGTCCGCGCGCGCCGCCCGGCAAGCCTGCGGTCCGCCTGCTCGGCGACGACGATGCGCTAGCCTACTTGCGGATGGGCGACGGTGCCCCGGTGCTGCTGGTGCATGGCGCCCTGTGCGACTACCGCTATTGGGCGCCGCAGCTGCGCGGCCTTTGCGAGCGGTTCGATGTCGCCGCGCTGAGCCTGGGCCAGTACTTTCCGCGGCTGCAATGGTCGCTGCGGCATCGCTTCGGCTGGCGCTGGCATGCGCAGCAGGTCGCTGCGTTCGCCGCCGGCTACGGGCGACCGGTGCATCTGGTCGGGCACTCGCGCGGCGCCGCCGTGGCCTGGCAGGCCGCGCTGCAGCGCCCGGCCGCGATCGCCAGCCTCAGCCTGTTCGATCCGGGCGGGCCGCAGCCGCAGGGCCTGCCCGCGGAAGTGGCGGCGATCCGCGCGCGGGCGATCGCGTTGCTGCATGCCGGACAGGTCGAGGCGGGTCTGGAATGCTTCGTCGATTCGGTCAGCCAGCCTGGCGCTTGGGCGCGCAGCAGCGCCTCGTTCCAGCAGATGGTGTGCGACAACGCGCAGACGCTGGTCCCGCAGATCGGCGACGCGTTGCCGGCCTACGACCGCGAGCAGGCCATGGGCATGGCGGTGCCGGTGCTGCTGGTCAGCGGCGAACTGAGCCCGGCGCAGTACCGCGACAACGCCGCTGCGCTCGCCGACTGGTTGCCCGATGCGCGCCACCACGTCCTCGCCGGCGCTTCGCACGGCATGACCCTCACTCATGCGCGGCGCTGCAATGCCTTGCTGACCGAATTCGTGACGTCGACATCGGGCTGA
- a CDS encoding cytochrome-c peroxidase, which translates to MRFATGRFIANVASSWFLLLILIGCTRDDRKSASREARLVHVGQRIFNDARLGADGRTSCATCHVPRLAFTDGRAVSAGAFGRLGTRNAPSLIGVADRGPQFWDGRESTLARAVMQPFGNPREMGDDSLAPALLRIAAQADYREAFGEHVEEGDVAAALTAYLQSLDDASSPFERAHRAGDFAALGEEAARGLRLFQGKAQCAGCHVPNGGHNAFSDGRYHHASVGFARIAGHIRALHRRVEKAHQAGEPIGPLVLADADVAELGRFAVTADPRDLGAFRTPSLRNVARTAPYMHDGSIQTLEAAIEHELYYRGLASGQPIKLTVEEQRELAAFLRTLSTP; encoded by the coding sequence ATGCGATTTGCAACCGGGCGCTTCATTGCGAACGTCGCGTCGTCATGGTTTCTTCTTCTGATATTGATAGGTTGCACACGCGATGATCGGAAATCCGCCTCTCGCGAGGCGCGATTGGTCCACGTCGGTCAGCGGATTTTCAACGACGCGCGGCTTGGCGCGGATGGACGCACCAGCTGCGCGACCTGCCATGTCCCCAGGCTTGCCTTTACCGATGGCCGCGCGGTTTCGGCTGGTGCGTTCGGCCGCCTCGGCACCCGCAACGCCCCCAGCCTGATCGGCGTGGCCGATCGCGGCCCGCAATTCTGGGACGGCCGCGAGAGCACACTGGCGCGCGCGGTGATGCAGCCATTCGGCAACCCCAGGGAGATGGGGGACGACAGCCTTGCACCTGCGTTGCTGCGCATCGCTGCGCAAGCCGACTACCGCGAGGCGTTCGGGGAACACGTTGAAGAGGGGGATGTCGCTGCCGCACTGACTGCCTATCTGCAATCACTGGACGATGCATCGAGTCCGTTCGAGCGCGCGCATCGCGCGGGCGATTTTGCCGCACTCGGCGAGGAGGCCGCGCGTGGCCTACGCCTGTTCCAGGGAAAAGCGCAATGCGCTGGCTGCCACGTACCGAATGGTGGGCACAACGCTTTCAGCGACGGACGGTACCATCACGCCAGCGTCGGCTTCGCGCGCATCGCCGGTCACATCCGCGCATTGCATCGACGGGTCGAGAAAGCGCACCAAGCCGGCGAGCCGATCGGCCCGCTGGTGCTGGCGGACGCGGACGTCGCCGAACTCGGGCGCTTCGCGGTGACTGCCGATCCGCGGGATCTGGGGGCTTTCCGGACCCCCAGCCTGCGCAACGTCGCGCGCACGGCACCCTACATGCATGATGGCAGCATCCAGACGCTGGAAGCAGCCATCGAGCACGAACTGTACTACCGTGGACTGGCCAGCGGCCAGCCGATCAAGCTGACCGTGGAAGAACAGCGCGAACTGGCCGCGTTTCTGCGGACACTCAGTACGCCATAG
- the speA gene encoding arginine decarboxylase: protein MSDWSLDQARKTYSIPHWADGYFDVDPAGRVVVRPQGAEGVAIALPEVVDAARAAGAKLPMLVRFPDILGERLGKLQAAFAQAQADWDYAGGYTAVYPIKVNQHRGVAGTLAGHQGEGFGLEAGSKPELMAVLALSRPGGLIVCNGYKDREYIRLALIGRKLGLQTFIVIEKPSELKLVLEEARALDVKPGLGVRMRLASLGAGKWQNSGGDKAKFGLSPRQVLDLWKTLRDTEYAQSLNLLHFHMGSQISNVRDIANGMREATRYFVELSKLGARISHVDVGGGLGIDYEGTRSRSYCSINYGLHSYASNIVQPLANACEEHGLAPPRIVTECGRAMTAHHAVLIANVSEVEQAPEGRVSDARADEPAAIRHLREIHDELDVRPAVELFQEAQHFHAEGLSSYALGQIDLPQRARIDDLFQVIAHAVRKRLSSEEKSHRPVLDELNERLVDKYFVNFSVFESIPDVWAIDQVFPILPIERLDEAPARRGVICDMTCDSDGMVKTYVENESLDSSLPLHPLRPGEPYRIGFFLVGAYQEILGDIHNLFGDTDAVEVAVDGNGYRIAQQRRGDTTDVMLDYVGYRLDDLRAAYAERVAVAQLPVEQARALSAALEAGLTGYTYLSDEPLG from the coding sequence ATGAGCGACTGGTCCCTCGACCAAGCCCGCAAGACCTATTCGATCCCGCACTGGGCCGATGGGTACTTCGACGTGGATCCGGCCGGCCGGGTGGTGGTGCGCCCACAGGGCGCCGAGGGCGTGGCGATCGCGCTGCCGGAAGTGGTGGACGCGGCGCGCGCGGCCGGCGCCAAGCTGCCGATGCTGGTGCGTTTCCCGGACATTCTCGGCGAGCGCCTGGGCAAGCTGCAGGCCGCCTTCGCCCAGGCCCAGGCCGACTGGGACTATGCCGGCGGCTATACCGCGGTGTACCCGATCAAGGTCAACCAGCATCGCGGCGTGGCCGGCACCCTGGCCGGCCACCAGGGCGAGGGCTTCGGCCTGGAAGCGGGCAGCAAGCCGGAACTGATGGCGGTGCTGGCGCTGTCGCGGCCGGGCGGGTTGATCGTGTGCAACGGCTACAAGGACCGCGAGTACATCCGCCTGGCGCTGATCGGGCGCAAGCTCGGCTTGCAGACTTTCATCGTCATCGAGAAGCCGTCGGAATTGAAGCTGGTGCTGGAAGAGGCGCGCGCGCTCGACGTGAAGCCGGGCCTGGGCGTGCGCATGCGCCTGGCCTCGCTGGGCGCGGGCAAGTGGCAGAACAGCGGCGGCGACAAGGCCAAGTTCGGGCTGTCGCCGCGGCAGGTGCTGGACCTGTGGAAGACGCTGCGCGATACCGAATACGCCCAGTCGCTGAACCTGCTGCACTTCCACATGGGCTCTCAGATCTCCAACGTGCGCGACATCGCCAACGGCATGCGCGAAGCCACGCGCTATTTCGTCGAGCTGTCCAAGCTGGGCGCCAGGATCAGCCACGTGGATGTCGGCGGCGGCCTGGGCATCGACTACGAAGGCACCCGTTCGCGCAGCTACTGCTCGATCAACTACGGCCTGCATTCCTACGCCAGCAACATCGTGCAGCCGCTGGCCAACGCCTGCGAGGAGCACGGCCTGGCGCCGCCGCGCATCGTCACCGAGTGCGGCCGCGCGATGACCGCGCACCATGCGGTGCTGATCGCCAACGTCTCGGAAGTGGAGCAGGCGCCGGAAGGGCGCGTGTCCGACGCGCGCGCCGACGAGCCGGCGGCGATCCGCCACCTGCGCGAGATCCACGACGAACTGGACGTGCGCCCGGCGGTGGAGCTGTTCCAGGAAGCGCAGCATTTCCATGCCGAAGGCCTGTCCAGCTACGCGCTGGGCCAGATCGACCTGCCGCAGCGCGCGCGCATCGACGACCTGTTCCAGGTGATCGCGCACGCGGTGCGGAAGCGCCTGAGCAGCGAGGAGAAGAGCCACCGACCGGTGCTCGACGAGCTCAACGAGCGGCTGGTGGACAAGTACTTCGTCAACTTCAGCGTGTTCGAGTCGATTCCCGACGTGTGGGCGATCGACCAGGTGTTCCCGATCCTGCCGATCGAGCGGCTGGACGAGGCGCCGGCGCGGCGCGGGGTGATCTGCGACATGACCTGCGACTCCGACGGCATGGTCAAGACCTACGTCGAGAACGAGAGCCTGGATTCCTCGCTGCCGCTGCATCCGCTGCGTCCCGGCGAGCCGTACCGGATCGGTTTCTTCCTGGTCGGCGCCTACCAGGAGATCCTCGGCGACATCCACAATCTGTTCGGCGATACCGACGCGGTGGAAGTGGCGGTGGACGGGAATGGCTACCGCATCGCGCAGCAGCGTCGCGGCGACACCACCGACGTGATGCTGGACTATGTCGGCTACCGCCTGGACGACTTGCGCGCCGCCTACGCCGAGCGGGTGGCCGTCGCGCAACTGCCGGTGGAGCAGGCGCGGGCCTTGTCGGCGGCGCTGGAAGCGGGACTGACCGGCTACACCTATCTGTCGGACGAACCGCTGGGGTGA
- the ubiK gene encoding ubiquinone biosynthesis accessory factor UbiK has protein sequence MIDLNHLDELARRLSDLVPPGLRESRDELHSTFKGALQAGLGKLDLVTREEFEVQRAVLLRTREKLEALERRVAALEAARSGDVPSAQA, from the coding sequence ATGATCGACCTCAACCACCTCGACGAACTCGCCCGCCGCCTCAGCGACCTGGTGCCGCCGGGCCTGCGCGAATCCCGCGACGAACTGCACAGCACCTTCAAGGGCGCGCTGCAGGCCGGGCTGGGCAAGCTCGACCTGGTCACCCGCGAGGAGTTCGAAGTGCAGCGCGCGGTACTGTTGCGCACCCGCGAGAAGCTGGAAGCGCTGGAACGCCGCGTCGCCGCGCTGGAAGCGGCGCGCAGTGGCGACGTACCGTCCGCGCAAGCCTGA
- a CDS encoding IPT/TIG domain-containing protein — translation MDVTECARTGVGRDLPKGRRKATGFRTRFIVWILCVLAAAFVGPAPATDYVHDADGRLIAVTNDAGESARYVYDVVGNIVQVERIAAGELALFSFTPRRGTSGTQVRLRGHGFNTDPADNVVRFGGVVASVASASSSDLVAVVPPGAVTGPVSVTVGAQSVSSTDAFIVDESALAPRIDRVSPLVATTGASVTVTGKSLYPLRHQTTVAIGTRSSPIGSAQDAALSFVVPPTAASGKVSVTTPYGMATSAQDLVVLPSGIDAADVTSTARVAADAPASRFSVRATGKQVAVLVDAALGEYFDAQFSAISVASLAYTVYDPFNRKVTSGTVTPSSPSLLLPPADRAGTYLLLIEPVQGPATWNLSIERSKPIVADGDSSPVITAIGDQKKRLLFSALRDQRLGLGVSGITLSTGTWMSVAVLSGDGTSVASTTCHISYAGCQLNIRAPQAGTYSVVFTPGTSGQVFQLQATLSNDVYAGLQREKPLDLVLPRRGQNARLAFTAQAGDALALQVLAQTTQPAGTYATYAVYKPDGTLLTSSYLSAYKLLNLPHLPQSGEYVVFADPDHGAMMHARIILMDGSGNGTQIDGDQGQFTTPSGGQSVYFNFDVGEVGQRLGLGISALTLSSGSHAYVYVYRPDGTGLASAACYQSDDGCDLDIRAPVAGRYSVIVEPASGSQTMQFKATLSNDLRADIAREASLQLAIARRGQNAQLYFDAQAGETLALQVAAQATVPAARSVRYQVHKPDGSVLVEGSSTGFQTFLLPTLAATGRHHVFVDPEQGETMEARVTLSDGRQTALAVDGEPVHFVAPISGHPAYLTFVATKLGQSLGLAIGDIELSAGTYLQASVYRPDGTLEASEICYQSYGSCDFDIRSTMVGTYGIVVTPQNASQLARFTATLSNDLRGVLQREVPAELAVPRRGQNARMTFTAQAGENLALQISGQSTVPSGRGVVYTLYRPDGRLLTSSSVDTHDDLRLMNLPASGEYLLFVDPGYGATMQARVLLTAGNAGAPVIDGAHGSFSTTVGGQATFTTFAVTEVDQRIGVGISDLVLSSGSYVLVQVYRPDGSSVVSATCYQSNQGCDLNLRAPQAGTYGIVVTPLDATQTMKYKVGVSNDLRMALPRETSFKLDVPRRGQNARLSFAAQAGQSLALQIAGQTTLPAGNSVGYAVYKPDGALLAIGSTTHYTTLNMPTLPASGEYMVFVDPGYGSTVTSQLVLTAGSGTVVDGDAGELSTAQPGQSAYLTFQATAGQLLGLGISALSVSSGTYVSVYAYRPDGSSADSTACMIYNDGCALNIRAATAGTYSVVVTPQSASQTMRFKATLSQDLIASLERDVPLDLAISRRGQNARLSFSGQAGEWLSLQIAGQATVPAARTLYYRIYRPDGALLTSTSTANYDAISLPSLPSSGRYTVLVDPGQGETGRVRLTLASGSSTLQVDGASAQVATDFGGQSAFLTFQAKANQRLGIGLDDLRTSAGSYFSAVAYGPDGYVASTSCHPRSGGCEMDIAATVAGTYRLYVTPQTADQTIAFKATLSTDRAATLRRNARLQLELPRQGQNGWLSFNGEAGKGVTLQISGQSTIPSGGSIYYMLYKPDGSALTGLSATAAHAWELPPLPVSGEYHVSVSPAYGAPASVGLTLQ, via the coding sequence ATGGACGTGACCGAGTGCGCGCGAACTGGCGTTGGCCGGGATTTGCCGAAGGGGCGGCGCAAGGCGACCGGATTCCGGACCCGTTTCATCGTCTGGATACTCTGCGTACTCGCTGCAGCGTTCGTGGGTCCTGCGCCAGCCACCGATTACGTACATGACGCCGATGGACGCTTGATCGCGGTCACCAACGATGCGGGCGAGTCGGCGCGCTACGTCTACGACGTCGTCGGCAACATCGTGCAGGTCGAGCGGATCGCGGCCGGCGAACTGGCCTTGTTCTCCTTCACGCCCAGGCGTGGCACCAGCGGCACCCAGGTGCGACTGCGGGGCCATGGGTTCAACACGGACCCCGCTGACAACGTGGTCCGCTTTGGCGGCGTGGTCGCCAGCGTCGCCAGTGCCAGCAGTAGCGATCTGGTCGCGGTCGTGCCTCCCGGTGCAGTCACCGGCCCAGTCTCGGTGACCGTGGGTGCGCAATCGGTCTCCAGTACCGACGCCTTCATCGTCGACGAGAGCGCACTGGCGCCGCGGATCGATCGTGTTTCCCCGCTGGTGGCCACGACTGGCGCCAGCGTCACGGTGACCGGCAAATCGCTTTACCCGCTCCGCCATCAGACGACCGTGGCGATCGGGACGCGCTCCAGTCCGATTGGCAGCGCGCAAGATGCCGCGCTCAGTTTTGTGGTGCCGCCGACGGCGGCCAGCGGCAAGGTGTCGGTGACGACCCCTTACGGCATGGCCACCAGCGCACAGGACCTGGTCGTGCTGCCGAGCGGCATCGATGCGGCCGACGTCACCTCCACCGCGCGCGTGGCCGCGGATGCGCCGGCGAGCCGCTTTTCGGTCCGGGCCACCGGAAAACAGGTGGCGGTGCTCGTGGACGCGGCGCTGGGCGAATACTTCGATGCCCAGTTCTCGGCGATCAGCGTCGCCAGTCTCGCCTACACCGTGTACGACCCGTTCAATCGCAAGGTCACCAGTGGCACCGTGACGCCGAGCAGCCCGAGCCTGCTGCTGCCGCCGGCGGACAGGGCCGGCACCTACCTGCTCCTGATCGAGCCAGTGCAGGGACCGGCGACCTGGAATCTTTCGATCGAACGCAGCAAGCCGATCGTTGCCGATGGCGATTCGTCGCCGGTGATCACCGCCATCGGCGACCAGAAGAAACGTCTCCTCTTCTCTGCGTTGCGCGATCAGCGCTTGGGACTGGGCGTCAGCGGCATCACGTTGTCCACCGGCACCTGGATGTCGGTCGCGGTGCTGAGCGGCGACGGTACTTCGGTGGCCAGCACCACCTGCCACATTTCCTACGCGGGCTGCCAGTTGAACATCCGCGCACCGCAGGCCGGTACGTACAGCGTGGTGTTCACGCCCGGCACCAGCGGCCAGGTTTTCCAACTCCAGGCCACGTTGAGCAATGACGTGTATGCCGGCCTGCAACGCGAGAAACCCCTGGATCTGGTCCTACCCAGGCGCGGCCAGAACGCCAGGCTGGCCTTCACCGCGCAGGCCGGCGACGCGCTGGCCCTGCAGGTGCTGGCGCAGACCACCCAGCCCGCCGGCACGTACGCCACCTATGCGGTCTACAAACCTGACGGAACCCTGCTGACGAGCAGCTACCTTTCCGCTTACAAATTGCTCAATCTGCCGCATCTGCCGCAAAGCGGTGAGTACGTCGTGTTCGCCGACCCCGACCACGGCGCCATGATGCACGCGCGCATCATCTTGATGGACGGCAGCGGCAACGGCACGCAGATCGACGGCGATCAAGGGCAGTTCACCACGCCGTCCGGCGGGCAGTCGGTCTATTTCAACTTCGACGTCGGCGAGGTCGGCCAGCGCCTGGGGCTGGGCATCAGCGCACTGACGCTGAGCAGTGGCAGCCATGCCTATGTCTACGTCTACCGGCCCGACGGGACTGGCCTGGCCAGCGCTGCATGCTACCAGTCCGATGATGGCTGCGATCTCGACATCCGCGCGCCGGTGGCCGGGCGCTACAGCGTGATCGTGGAGCCGGCCAGCGGCAGCCAGACGATGCAATTCAAGGCGACGCTGTCCAACGACCTGCGCGCCGACATCGCCCGCGAAGCATCGCTGCAACTGGCGATCGCCCGCCGCGGCCAGAATGCGCAGCTCTACTTCGATGCACAGGCGGGTGAAACGCTGGCCCTGCAGGTGGCAGCACAGGCCACGGTGCCGGCGGCCAGATCGGTCAGGTATCAGGTCCACAAGCCGGATGGCAGCGTGCTTGTCGAAGGCAGCAGCACCGGCTTCCAGACCTTCTTGCTGCCGACGCTCGCGGCGACGGGACGCCACCACGTCTTCGTCGATCCCGAGCAGGGCGAGACGATGGAAGCGAGAGTGACGCTGAGCGACGGCCGGCAGACCGCCTTGGCCGTGGATGGCGAGCCTGTGCATTTCGTGGCGCCCATCTCCGGACATCCGGCCTACCTGACGTTCGTCGCCACCAAGCTCGGCCAGTCTCTGGGCCTGGCGATCGGTGATATCGAACTCAGCGCCGGAACCTATCTGCAGGCCAGCGTGTACCGTCCGGACGGAACGCTGGAGGCAAGTGAGATCTGCTACCAGAGTTATGGCAGTTGCGACTTCGATATTCGTAGCACCATGGTGGGCACCTACGGCATCGTCGTCACGCCGCAGAACGCCAGCCAGTTGGCGCGCTTCACGGCGACGCTGTCCAACGACCTGCGAGGGGTGCTGCAGCGCGAAGTGCCGGCCGAACTGGCCGTGCCGCGTCGCGGTCAGAACGCACGGATGACCTTCACCGCGCAGGCCGGTGAGAACTTGGCGCTGCAGATCAGCGGGCAATCGACCGTGCCGAGCGGGCGCGGGGTGGTCTATACCCTCTACCGGCCGGATGGCAGGCTGCTGACCAGCAGCTCGGTGGATACGCATGACGATCTCAGGCTGATGAACCTGCCCGCCAGTGGGGAGTACCTGCTCTTCGTGGATCCGGGCTATGGCGCCACGATGCAGGCGCGCGTGCTGTTGACCGCCGGCAACGCTGGTGCGCCGGTGATCGATGGTGCGCACGGCAGTTTCAGCACCACCGTCGGAGGCCAGGCGACCTTCACCACGTTCGCGGTCACCGAAGTGGATCAGCGGATCGGCGTGGGGATCAGCGACCTTGTGCTGAGCAGCGGATCCTACGTCTTGGTCCAGGTGTATCGACCGGACGGCAGCAGCGTCGTCAGCGCGACCTGCTACCAGTCCAATCAAGGCTGCGATCTGAATCTGCGCGCACCGCAGGCCGGTACCTACGGCATCGTGGTGACGCCGCTGGATGCCACCCAGACGATGAAGTACAAGGTCGGCGTCAGCAACGACCTGCGCATGGCGCTGCCGCGGGAGACCTCGTTCAAGCTGGATGTGCCGCGCCGTGGCCAGAACGCGCGCTTGAGCTTCGCCGCGCAGGCCGGCCAGAGCCTGGCGCTGCAGATCGCCGGCCAGACCACGCTGCCGGCCGGCAACAGCGTCGGATATGCAGTCTACAAGCCAGACGGCGCACTGCTGGCCATCGGCAGCACCACCCACTACACCACTCTCAATATGCCGACATTGCCGGCGAGTGGAGAGTACATGGTGTTCGTCGATCCGGGCTACGGCAGCACGGTGACATCCCAACTGGTACTGACCGCCGGCAGCGGCACCGTCGTCGATGGCGATGCCGGCGAACTGTCGACCGCGCAGCCGGGACAATCGGCGTATCTGACCTTCCAGGCGACAGCGGGCCAGCTGCTCGGACTGGGCATCAGCGCGCTGTCGGTGTCGAGCGGGACGTATGTGAGCGTCTATGCCTATCGTCCCGACGGCAGCAGCGCCGACAGCACCGCCTGCATGATCTACAACGATGGTTGCGCGCTCAACATCCGCGCTGCGACCGCAGGAACCTACAGTGTGGTGGTGACGCCGCAGAGCGCCAGCCAGACCATGCGTTTCAAGGCCACGCTCTCGCAGGACCTGATTGCGAGCCTGGAACGCGACGTGCCGCTCGATCTGGCGATTTCTCGCCGGGGCCAGAACGCACGCCTGAGCTTCTCGGGGCAGGCCGGCGAGTGGCTGTCGCTGCAGATCGCAGGCCAGGCCACGGTCCCCGCAGCGCGCACCCTCTACTATCGCATCTACCGGCCCGATGGGGCGCTGCTGACCAGCACCAGCACGGCCAACTACGATGCGATCAGCCTGCCGAGCCTGCCGAGCAGTGGCAGATACACGGTGCTGGTGGATCCCGGCCAGGGCGAGACCGGCCGTGTCCGTCTCACCCTGGCATCGGGCAGCAGCACCCTGCAGGTGGATGGCGCCTCGGCCCAGGTCGCCACCGACTTCGGCGGGCAGAGCGCTTTCCTGACCTTCCAGGCCAAGGCCAACCAGCGCCTGGGCATCGGACTGGACGATCTGCGGACATCGGCCGGCAGCTACTTCTCGGCGGTCGCCTACGGGCCCGACGGTTACGTTGCCAGCACCTCGTGCCATCCACGGTCTGGCGGCTGCGAGATGGACATCGCTGCCACTGTCGCCGGAACCTACCGGCTCTACGTGACACCGCAGACGGCCGACCAGACGATCGCGTTCAAGGCGACGCTGTCGACCGACCGGGCGGCGACGCTGCGTCGGAACGCGCGCCTGCAACTCGAACTTCCTCGACAGGGCCAGAACGGCTGGCTGAGCTTCAACGGCGAGGCGGGCAAGGGCGTCACCTTGCAGATTTCCGGCCAGAGCACGATCCCGTCGGGCGGGAGCATCTATTACATGCTCTACAAGCCCGATGGCAGCGCGCTGACAGGGCTGAGCGCCACCGCCGCCCACGCATGGGAACTGCCCCCTCTGCCGGTGAGTGGCGAGTACCACGTGAGCGTGAGCCCGGCATATGGCGCCCCAGCGAGCGTGGGGTTGACCCTGCAGTAA
- the speE gene encoding polyamine aminopropyltransferase: protein MSANDNWYIEHFQPTGSAIGYRITGKLDEVQSPFQKIEIYDTTDWGKLMVIDGAVMLTTRDNFFYHEMISHPALFTHAAPKRVVIIGGGDCGTLREVLKHPGVERATQCDIDEQVTRMAEKHFPELCESNADPRAELLFDDGIAYMANCPAGSVDIVIVDSTDPVGPAEGLFNEAFYDSCCKALKDDGILVQQSESPLALLDLIKEMRTEMGKAGFASFHTVPFPQPCYPTGWWSVTLARKHGGFDFRQDDAAAKPFATRYYSAHLHTGTQVLPPFVAEALAG, encoded by the coding sequence ATGAGCGCCAACGACAACTGGTACATCGAACACTTCCAGCCCACCGGCTCGGCGATCGGCTACCGCATCACCGGCAAGCTGGACGAGGTGCAGTCGCCGTTCCAGAAGATCGAGATCTACGACACCACCGACTGGGGCAAGCTGATGGTGATCGACGGCGCGGTGATGCTGACCACGCGCGACAACTTCTTCTACCACGAGATGATCAGCCACCCGGCGCTGTTCACCCACGCCGCGCCCAAGCGCGTGGTGATCATCGGCGGCGGCGACTGCGGCACCCTGCGCGAGGTGCTCAAGCACCCGGGCGTGGAGCGCGCCACCCAGTGCGACATCGACGAGCAGGTCACGCGCATGGCCGAGAAGCATTTCCCGGAACTGTGCGAGTCCAATGCCGATCCGCGCGCCGAGCTGCTGTTCGACGACGGCATCGCCTACATGGCCAATTGCCCGGCCGGCAGCGTGGACATCGTCATCGTCGACTCCACCGACCCGGTCGGCCCGGCCGAAGGTCTGTTCAACGAGGCCTTCTACGACAGCTGCTGCAAGGCGCTGAAGGACGACGGCATCCTAGTCCAGCAGTCCGAATCGCCGCTGGCGCTGCTGGACCTGATCAAGGAAATGCGCACCGAGATGGGCAAGGCCGGCTTCGCCAGCTTCCACACCGTGCCGTTCCCGCAACCGTGCTACCCGACCGGCTGGTGGAGCGTGACCCTGGCGCGCAAGCACGGCGGATTCGACTTCCGCCAGGACGACGCGGCCGCCAAGCCGTTCGCCACGCGCTACTACAGCGCGCATCTGCACACCGGCACCCAGGTGCTGCCGCCGTTCGTGGCCGAAGCGCTGGCCGGATGA